In Dioscorea cayenensis subsp. rotundata cultivar TDr96_F1 chromosome 11, TDr96_F1_v2_PseudoChromosome.rev07_lg8_w22 25.fasta, whole genome shotgun sequence, a single genomic region encodes these proteins:
- the LOC120272526 gene encoding uncharacterized protein LOC120272526, producing MFFFINKYLKTNSKVTKKHQSEMSSGCISADAPQACIRGCCLALVETSHHNKRLSNAKTVNTTTTTTTTKASRSDFVTTTVTLLMSNTFFTNHESLPTISDAFSNFISTYPQYTNTEQADHIRDYEYYHLSSHTCLDYTGHCLFSHAQLLPTASSIHAPVRVPSFAISYKSASLKSQVLYGDQESAMESSIRKRIMRFLNIAEDEYSMVCVANRTSAFKILAEYYPFHTNKRLLTVYDYESEAVNVMIESAQKKGAKIVSASFSWPNLRINTGKLKKLVIKKKKMKNGLMVFPLQSRMTGARYPYLWMSLAQQNGWHVVLDASALGPKDMDTLGLSLIQPEFIICSFFKVFGENPSGFAALFIKKTITSVLETSVVGRSIGIVRIIPTKAGSQISEEFSGNESEYSQVPSSLSGPESSHAHCDLKQKQVEVFEIGETSEIQGSKPREEEDDDEIVELESDDYVQESSVNKTCGNERTPYSEIELRGLDHADSIGLPLITGRLRYIVNWLVNALMKLRHPNSDRGQPLVQLYGPRIKFDRAPAVAFNVFDWKGEKVDPTLVQKLADRSSISLSCGFLQNIWFSDKYEEDKNVLLERRVCEVTIAGNKRRETIDLGITVVNASLGFLSNFEDAYRLWAFVAKFLDADFVEKERWRYMALNQKMIEV from the coding sequence atgtttttcttcatcaacaaatacCTCAAAACCAATTCAAAAGTCACCAAGAAGCACCAGTCTGAGATGTCATCTGGCTGCATATCTGCGGATGCTCCTCAAGCTTGCATCCGGGGCTGCTGTCTTGCTCTGGTCGAAACCAGTCACCATAACAAACGCCTAAGCAACGCCAAGACAgtaaacacaacaacaacaacaacaacaacaaaagcatcACGCTCAGACTTCGTCACCACCACGGTCACTCTTCTCATGTCCAACACCTTCTTCACCAACCATGAATCCCTCCCAACAATCTCTGACGCCTTCTCTAATTTTATCTCTACTTATCCCCAATATACAAACACTGAGCAAGCTGATCACATTAGAGACTATGAGTATTATCATCTATCTTCTCATACTTGTCTTGACTATACGGGCCATTGCCTTTTCTCGCATGCTCAATTATTGCCCACAGCTTCATCCATTCATGCACCCGTCAGAGTGCCGTCCTTTGCTATCTCCTACAAGTCTGCCAGCCTCAAGTCTCAAGTCCTCTACGGTGATCAAGAATCAGCAATGGAATCGAGCATTAGAAAGCGAATTATGAGATTCCTGAATATCGCCGAAGATGAATATAGCATGGTCTGCGTCGCAAACAGGACTAGTGCATTCAAGATCTTGGCTGAGTATTACCCCTTCCACACCAACAAGAGGTTGCTAACTGTCTATGATTATGAAAGTGAAGCCGTGAATGTTATGATAGAGAGCGCTCAAAAAAAGGGAGCTAAGATTGTCTCCGCTAGTTTTTCATGGCCTAATTTGAGGATCAACACAGgaaaattgaagaagttggtgatcaagaagaagaagatgaagaatggaCTTATGGTTTTCCCTCTTCAGTCAAGAATGACTGGTGCCCGATACCCGTATTTGTGGATGAGCTTGGCTCAGCAGAATGGTTGGCATGTTGTTTTAGATGCTAGTGCTCTTGGGCCGAAAGATATGGATACTCTCGGTTTGTCTTTGATTCAACCAGAGTTcataatttgttcttttttcaaggtttttggagagaaTCCTTCTGGTTTTGCAGCCTTGTTTATCAAGAAAACAATTACTAGTGTGTTGGAGACTTCGGTTGTTGGTAGGAGTATCGGTATAGTTCGAATAATTCCAACGAAAGCAGGGTCTCAGATTTCTGAGGAATTCTCTGGAAATGAGTCTGAGTATTCACAGGTCCCAAGTTCATTGTCTGGTCCTGAATCTAGCCATGCTCATTGTGATCTGAAGCAGAAGCAAGTTGAGGTGTTTGAGATTGGAGAGACTTCTGAGATTCAAGGTTCAAAACcccgagaagaagaagatgatgatgaaattgTTGAGTTGGAGAGTGATGATTATGTTCAGGAATCAAGTGTTAATAAGACTTGTGGTAATGAGAGAACACCGTATTCAGAGATTGAACTTAGAGGACTTGATCATGCAGATTCTATTGGATTGCCACTCATTACTGGCAGATTGAGATACATTGTAAATTGGTTAGTGAATGCATTAATGAAACTCCGGCACCCGAATTCTGATAGAGGGCAGCCTTTAGTTCAACTATATGGTCCTAGGATAAAGTTCGACAGAGCACCTGCAGTTGCATTCAATGTGTTTGATTGGAAAGGGGAAAAGGTTGATCCTACACTTGTCCAGAAACTTGCTGACCGAAGTAGCATTTCTCTGAGTTGTGGATTTCTACAGAACATATGGTTTTCTGATAAATACGAAGAAGATAAGAATGTATTGCTGGAGAGGAGAGTTTGCGAGGTGACCATTGCAGGTAATAAGAGAAGAGAGACAATTGATTTGGGTATAACTG